In the genome of Leptolyngbya sp. FACHB-261, one region contains:
- the fni gene encoding type 2 isopentenyl-diphosphate Delta-isomerase: MSTETQNRKADHLRVCLDDDVQCQNITNGLEHYRFNHCCLPELDLAEIDFSTRFLGKDLKLPLLISSMTGGTEQARILNTRLAVAAQAFGLAMGVGSQRVAVESPQVEHTFAVRKYAPDILLFANLGAVQLNYGYGLAQAQKAVDLLEADALILHLNPLQECVQTRGDRNFSGLLKRIEEVCRQLPVPVIAKEVGNGISAPMARRLLSAGVAAIDVAGAGGTSWAKVEGARATDLRQRRLGQTFADWGLPTAECLVSVRRSAPQVPLIASGGLRDGLEVAKALALGADLVGLAWPFLQAASLSEESVFELVELLRDELLTVAFCTGSANLSALRAPGLLERV, from the coding sequence ATGTCAACCGAAACCCAGAACCGTAAGGCCGACCATCTCCGTGTTTGTCTTGATGATGATGTTCAGTGCCAAAACATCACCAATGGCTTAGAGCATTATCGTTTTAACCATTGTTGTCTGCCTGAACTGGACCTAGCTGAGATCGATTTCAGTACTCGATTTTTGGGGAAGGATTTGAAGCTGCCCCTGTTGATTTCTTCAATGACGGGAGGCACAGAGCAAGCCCGAATACTGAATACTCGACTAGCAGTGGCAGCTCAAGCCTTCGGTTTAGCCATGGGCGTAGGTTCACAGCGAGTAGCGGTGGAATCGCCTCAAGTGGAGCACACCTTCGCCGTACGCAAGTATGCTCCTGACATTCTCTTGTTTGCAAATTTAGGGGCGGTTCAACTCAACTATGGCTACGGTCTTGCCCAGGCTCAAAAAGCGGTGGACCTATTAGAAGCGGATGCCCTAATTCTGCATCTCAATCCTCTACAGGAATGTGTTCAGACTCGGGGTGACCGCAATTTCAGTGGGTTGCTGAAACGCATTGAGGAAGTGTGCCGTCAGCTGCCGGTTCCCGTAATCGCTAAAGAAGTCGGCAATGGTATTTCGGCCCCAATGGCTCGCAGGCTGCTGTCTGCTGGAGTGGCTGCAATTGATGTTGCTGGTGCAGGTGGGACCTCCTGGGCCAAAGTGGAAGGGGCTCGTGCCACAGATTTGCGGCAGCGCCGCTTGGGGCAAACTTTTGCCGACTGGGGGCTGCCGACTGCGGAATGTTTAGTATCAGTACGGCGCTCTGCCCCCCAGGTGCCCTTGATTGCTTCTGGTGGCTTGCGCGATGGCTTAGAGGTCGCTAAGGCATTGGCCCTTGGCGCTGATTTAGTAGGCTTAGCTTGGCCGTTTTTGCAAGCGGCCAGTCTCTCTGAAGAAAGCGTATTTGAGTTAGTGGAATTGCTGCGGGACGAGTTACTGACCGTTGCCTTCTGCACGGGCAGCGCCAATCTGAGCGCCCTGCGTGCCCCCGGCTTGCTGGAACGCGTGTAA
- a CDS encoding ABA4-like family protein: MSSLNLAQIFDFANLFVLPFWALMILLPGWGVTHRVMSSYLPFAALALAYLYLFVLAFDPNTAQELANPTLSTITQFFSSELVVAAGWVHFLVLDLFVGRHIYLEGQRTGVWTLHSLVLCLFAGPLGLLSHIVTAWISQKLGPQETATEPAQG; this comes from the coding sequence ATGTCCTCCCTCAACCTCGCTCAGATTTTTGATTTCGCTAACCTATTTGTGTTGCCCTTCTGGGCGCTGATGATTTTGCTGCCAGGTTGGGGTGTTACCCATCGGGTGATGTCGTCCTACCTACCCTTCGCAGCACTAGCACTGGCTTATCTCTACTTGTTTGTTCTGGCCTTTGACCCCAACACAGCCCAAGAGCTTGCTAACCCGACCCTGTCAACAATTACGCAGTTCTTTAGCAGTGAGCTTGTCGTCGCGGCAGGCTGGGTGCATTTTCTGGTACTAGACCTGTTTGTGGGGCGCCACATCTATTTAGAGGGCCAGCGCACTGGTGTTTGGACCCTGCACTCCTTGGTACTGTGCCTATTCGCCGGTCCGCTAGGCTTACTGTCCCACATCGTGACTGCCTGGATTAGCCAAAAATTAGGTCCGCAAGAGACTGCGACCGAGCCAGCCCAAGGCTAA